One window of Gilliamella sp. B3022 genomic DNA carries:
- the mlaC gene encoding phospholipid-binding protein MlaC: MLTKFKQTFFLVLTLMISATAFANDPYQDMQVAADKIFSTMKAESSTIKSDPNKLKDMVRRDLLPYVQVKYAGALILGSAYKSATEAQRTAYFNAFENYLIQAFAQALSMYNGQSYQVEKSKNLDGKSLVSIRILLNQPDKNQQPIRIDFQWRKNTVTGEWKAYDLTAEGVSMVTTKQNEWATILRQKGIEALTKQLNDLSNRNIDLNAK, from the coding sequence ATGTTAACCAAATTTAAACAAACCTTTTTTTTAGTACTGACTTTAATGATAAGCGCTACGGCATTTGCAAACGATCCATATCAAGATATGCAAGTTGCAGCAGACAAAATTTTTAGTACGATGAAAGCGGAATCATCAACAATTAAATCTGATCCGAACAAACTTAAAGATATGGTCAGAAGGGATTTACTTCCTTACGTACAAGTTAAATATGCAGGGGCATTAATCTTAGGTAGTGCTTATAAATCTGCGACTGAAGCACAACGTACAGCTTACTTCAACGCGTTTGAAAACTATTTAATACAAGCATTTGCTCAAGCGCTATCAATGTACAATGGTCAGAGTTATCAAGTTGAAAAATCAAAAAATTTAGATGGCAAATCACTTGTTTCAATCCGGATATTATTAAATCAACCAGATAAAAATCAACAACCTATCCGTATTGATTTCCAATGGCGAAAAAATACTGTTACTGGTGAATGGAAAGCTTATGACCTAACCGCTGAAGGGGTAAGCATGGTTACCACTAAACAAAACGAATGGGCAACTATTTTGCGCCAAAAAGGGATTGAAGCATTAACCAAACAACTCAATGATCTATCAAATCGCAATATTGATCTTAACGCTAAATAA
- a CDS encoding STAS domain-containing protein, which translates to MSRIKTDKQQDVLYLQGELDVHALNDLWSAQSSILNGVKYIDLGELSRVDSSGLATLVYFCIKYCVKLKSINPQLQTLITLYDLQHVIDD; encoded by the coding sequence ATGTCGCGAATCAAAACAGATAAACAACAAGATGTATTGTATTTACAGGGTGAACTCGATGTTCACGCTTTAAATGATTTATGGTCAGCGCAAAGCTCTATATTAAATGGTGTTAAATACATTGATTTAGGAGAGCTGAGCCGAGTTGATTCTTCAGGACTCGCGACTTTAGTCTATTTTTGTATTAAATATTGTGTAAAACTCAAAAGTATAAATCCACAATTACAAACATTAATCACTTTATATGATTTACAACATGTCATTGATGATTGA
- a CDS encoding BolA family protein produces MDKQEIINKLKGSLELDDIHVMTDDGSHFQVIAVGKLFADLSRVKKQQAIYAPLAEFINDNRIHALSIKTYTPIEWQRERKLMGL; encoded by the coding sequence ATGGATAAACAAGAAATTATAAATAAATTAAAAGGTTCACTTGAACTTGACGATATTCATGTTATGACTGACGACGGAAGTCACTTTCAAGTTATTGCAGTTGGAAAATTATTTGCTGATCTTAGCCGAGTAAAAAAACAGCAAGCCATTTACGCTCCTTTAGCAGAATTTATTAATGATAATCGTATCCATGCGCTATCCATAAAAACGTATACACCTATTGAATGGCAACGTGAGCGCAAACTAATGGGATTATAA